One Aegilops tauschii subsp. strangulata cultivar AL8/78 chromosome 2, Aet v6.0, whole genome shotgun sequence genomic window, AATATACTTTTTGATGTCtacttttttcatacacattgaacattttttgaacacATCCAATTTTTTTATATATGTTTACATTTTTCAAGTAtgtgattaacatttttcaaatatataTCTTAATGTCTGCTTTTTTGCATACATGTTGTACATTTCTTGTATACATTAGAAACATTATTTTATAGATTGTTGTTTTAAATATACGTGAttaatatttttttcaaatacttgtttttGATGTCTACTCTTTTTTCGTACAAATTGTACATTTCCACATACATAAGGAATATTTTTCAGTACATGTGTACTATTTTTCAATACATGATTAACATATTTTCAAATGTATATTTTAATGcctattttttcatacatgttgtACATTTGTATACCAGAAAGTTACCTTTATACATGTTTAAGATATTTTAATGTACTATCATCATTTTATAAACACATGAAAAGATTACTACGGTAGCATAGTGGGCCAGCGCAAACAGGAACAGTGTAGGGGACTGCTACGTATCCgtcaaagaaaaaaaaacaatcaAGCGAGGCATAGACGCGCCCTTGGAGTTGCCCTTAGCCGCTCAGTTTTTTTCCACTTCATGAGACTGGGCCTGTATTTTGCGTCAGCCTTCTCCTTGCGGCCGACCAAACATCTTTTGGGCTGCTGCTCCGAATGCTACAACAAGATGTTTTATGGGAATAAGGTATTTCCAAGGTTTTGGTTACCGGTCGAAATTTCAAGATTTCCCATGGTTACCGCGTATTTCCGTGGCCCTGGGTAAATCACCATACCGAGCGAAAAATaccatttttttgaaatttttgaattTAAGGACTCGATTTACAGTAAAGTACGTAGGATCTAATGAATGCCATGAGAGTTGGTTGTAGCGTGTTGGTAGCAACCTAGTTCCTGTTTTGAGAGGTCTTTGGTTGGAATATTCGTTCATTCACTTATATGAATTCAAAATTCAACTATAAAATTCACTTGAAATATTCTTGGTATTTCTCGGTAACCGTGGTAACCACATTTACCAGTCCCCCTCGGTAAAATTGCCTCATTCAGTAACCAAAACCTTGGGTATTTCCCTGtctttttttttgagacaaaaaAAAGGTATTTCCCTGTCTCGTTGACGTCTGATTCGGCGCTGGTGAAGGGCATGTAAGAGTCTGTGTCATCGAATCTATCAACTCTCTTCAGATCTTGGTAGGTGGTGTGTGGTTCCTTTGCAAGATGGTTAATGCTCTTCTTCCTTCCCACTCTTTTTTTTTGAAATGACGCAGGAGAGCTGCGCATTTCATTTAGAAGAACGGCGAGAGAAATGCCAACTGTACATAGCAAGGAGAAGAAAGCTCCCCAAAAAAagtagaaaaagaaaaaaaggaaaaacacgAAGAACCAAGACAACTACTCTCGCATCATCAAGTGCCGGCCTCCCGCCAGCGCCCAGGAGATCCTCTCTTCGTCAACTCTGAAAAGGACCGATGCAGGTGAGCACTCCACGTTCCGGAAGATGCGATCATTGCGCTCCCGCCAAATTTCCCAGATCAGCAGCAGTACCAAGGAGCGCGCCCTCTTTGCCGTCGCCGGGACGGCGAACAACTCGCTAAGCCAAACCTCCATGGTGCCATTCCCACGCCAGGACGAAGGTGAAAGAGCCGGGAGCTGGAATTTGTTAGCCGCCAGGTCCCAGAGGCTGACCGTCCAAGGACATTGCGACATGAGGTGCTCAGCTGTCTCGAGGTTCCGCCGACATAGTGGGCAAAAATAAGAGTTCGGCCATTGCCTAGCCAGCAGCCTATCGGCAGTCATGATCCTTTTTGCGCAAGAAGCCAGGCAAAAAACTTGTGCTTCgccggcgcccaagttctccAAATCATGGACATCGCTCCGTAAGCCACAGAGCCCGTGAACTGCAGCATGTACGCCGAGTGCGCGGAGTAGCATCCATTTGTCGAAAAACGCCATTCGAAGGAGTCGATCTCGGTCGCAACGAGAGGTGCCGCGGCAGCTACCTTTGTCCAGAGCGCGACAAAGGATGGAAGGGTGTCAGCCGTGATACGCCCTTGCAGGTCCCGTATCCAATGGCCGTCAGTGAGGGTAGAAGCCACCGTCCGGTGCTTGCAGGCAGTAATATTGAAGATGTCGGGGGCGATGAGGCATGGGGCTTGCCCCTCCAACCATGCATCAAGCCAGAAGCACGCCTTTCGCCCATTTCCAAGCTGCAGCGAGTTGCCATGGCAAACAGCAAGTGGTCGGTCATGGAGCATGGCGTTGGGAGTCCCACCCATGGTCGAGTAGAGGCAGTCCTCTCAAACCAAAGCCATCGCAGCCGTAGCGCAATGCCAAACTGCCGCAGGTCCACGATACCAAGACCCCCAAGATTCTTCGGGCTGCAGATCCGGCGCCATGCCACCTTACAGTGACCGCCATGACAACTCTCATCGCCACGCCATAGCCATGCTCGACGCAACTTATCGATTTCCTTACGAGCCCAGACTGGCAGTTCAAACATAACAAGCCAGTAAACTGTCATGGATGAGAGAACGACGTTGATAAGCACGAGTCGGCCTGCTATCGCTAGGAGGCGAGCCTTCGAGCAAGCCAGGCGCGCCCGAATTTTGTCCAGCAACGGCTGATAATCAATCTTGCGCAGCTTCCTGAGGGAGAGTGGTAATCCCAGGAACCGGGTTGGCATGGCAGCGACACGGGCGCCGAAAGGGGCGACTATGTCCTGCATATCTAGCCCATCGCACCTGATGGGGATCACAGAGCTCTTCGCAAAGTTTACCCGCAGTCCCGTCACATCACCGAAAGCGGAGAGAATGGATTTGAGTACCACCAGTTCATCCTTTACAGGGTTGATGAAGAGGGCCACATCGTCAGCATATAAGGAGACGCGCACCGGTGGAATTCTACCTCGCAGCTGCGAGAGCAGGTTGCTTTCAACCGCCTTTTCGATGAGACGTTGTAAAGGCTCCATGGCCAGGATGAATAGGGAAGGGGAGATGGGGTCACCCTGACGAACTCCCTTGGCATGGTGAATTGGGTCTCCAGCGCATCCGTTGATGATCACTCGCGAGGATGCCGAGGAAAGGATCATAGCGATCCATTCACACCACCACTCACCAAAACCCCGTGCCCTCAACATGTTTAGCAGGTAGGGCCAGGCCAGCATATCAAAAGCTTTGGCAATATCCAGCTTCAGAAAAAGCATAGGGCGTTTAGTCCGACGGAAGTGGCGAGCCAATCCTTGAACGAACAGAAAGTTGTCTTGGATGCTACATCCTTTGGTAAACGCGCTCTGTCCTGGCAAGACAAGTTCCGGGAGACGCTTAGCGAGACGCATCGCCAGAACCTTGAGAAATAGCTTGGCAACGCTGTGCAGCAGACTGATCGGTCGATAATCTGACAGTGCATTTGCTCCATCCACTTTAGGAATTAAGACAACGTGAGCCCCATTCATTCTATCCAGGCCACGAGGGTTTAGCTGATATAGTTGTTGAAACACGAGCAGGAGATCAGAGATGATGATGTCAACAGTTGCCTTGAAAAAGGATTCATAAAAACCGTCCGGTCTAGGAGCACGGTCACCCGGCAGGTCCTTTATTGCATTTATTATAATCTCGTCCGCTGAGAACGGGGCTTCAAGTTCAGTAAGGTTCAGCCGCGGCAAATCCAGGCCCGCCCATTCAAAATCCGCCACCGCTGCCGCCGGTGTGCCAATGATGCTTGTGAAATACTCTTTGGCCACCTGCTCCTTGTGAGCCTGATCCGTGGCGATGGCCGTAGGTGTACTGAGCTGGGCTATGAAGTTTTTACGGCATCGGCTGTTGCATTTCAGGTGGAAAAAACTTAGAATTTGTGTCCCCAAAACACAACCACTTTACTCTAGCACGCTGTCGCGCCTTAATGCGCTCCACCACACACAGTCCGAGGATCCGGGATTTGAGGTCACGCCGGAGTTGCATCTCATCCTACTCCAAGAGTCTGGACTCTTGCGCGGCGTCGAGAAGGAGAAGTGTATCCTGTGCCATAAGAAACTGCAGTCTAATGTCTCCAATGCAATTTTTCTGCCAAAGCTTGAGGGCGCGCGCCTCTCGTTTGAGCTTGTAGTCCAGCCGCCCAAGGGCGTTGAGCGGGGGGCATGGCTGATTCCAAGCAGAGGTAATCACCTCTCTGAACCCTTCAATATGGGTCCAGAAAGCCTCAAAACGGAAACGCGGCGATCTTCGTGGCGTTCTTTCACAGGTCAGAAGCAACGGACAGTGGTCGGACATAGCCGTGGCTAATGGTTGCAATCTTGCATTGGAAAATCTCAGGTCCCAAGCCGTGTCACAGAATGCTCTGTCAAGGCGGACCAGCGTGGGGTCGGCCTGTTCATTGGACCAGGTGAAACGACGCCTAGATAATTTGATCTCTTTGAGCTCGCTATTGTTTAGTGCATCACGGAAGCGTCTCATCATCCGGATATTCAGATTGGAGTTGTTCTTGTCTCGCGCCTCATAAATGAGGTTAAAATCTCCAACAATTACCCATGGCCCAGGAGTGACAGCACAGATTCGTGCAAGATCAGCTAAAAAGAGCAGCCTGGCATCTTCCTCACAGGGCCCATAGACCGTGGTGATCGACCATGGGGCATCACCCGTGCGAGGATTTAGTGTAATTGTTATGGCGAAGGGGGAAAGATCAGTGTTTGAGACATGAAACAGATCGGTGTCCCAGGCGAGCAGGATACCTCCCCTTGTCCCTGTTGCTGGAAGGATGGCGTGACCAGCAAGCCGAGGCCCAACAGTTTCAGAAACTTCAAGGGAGGGAAACACCTCCCGCTTGGTCTCCCACAGGCACACAAGAGAGCAACGGGTCTGATCAATGAGTGATCGCACAGTTGCTATCCGCGCACGGTCGTTGAGGCCCCGCACATTCCAGTTGAAAATGGTGCAGCTACTCATCAGGACACGTGTCATCAACACAGAAAGCAGGCCAGCTCGAACAGGGAGCGACGTGCGCATGGAATTGCAAATGGTACGGCCGGTGACAAACACGGGCGCCCGACAAGGTCGCTAAAAGTACACAAGGACATAGAACAACGACGGTGTGGCAGCTACACCACACGGCACACTCGGAGCTAGATAGGCAAGCTAACATGAGAAACAGACGGACCCATCAGCAAACTAGCTAGAAACGCGGCACTCAGGCGGCGCTACCATCCTCTCCAACAGCAGCGCGGAGATCTTTGTCCGGCAGGTTGATGCGGGCCGGGGAAAGAACTCCAGCTGCCTTGGCCAGCTCGGTCGTGAGCCGCCCCAGCGGCGTCTTGAACCTGTCCACGTAGCGCTCCCTGACACGCGGCGTGAACTGAGAAGGCTTGTTGATGAACTCCAGCTGCTGTGCCAGCCTAGCTTGCGCCTTCTCCTGCTGGGTCATGCCCTTCGGGAAGCCCACCTTGGCCACCCTTGTGCTTGAGCGGCGCGCCACCTCAGCAGGCAGCGGCGTGGGGATGAAGAGGGTGTCTGCTTCCGGAGCAGGCGGGTCGGCGTTGAACTTGAAAGACGGTGCCCCCATGATGGATGGGGGGAGCATGCCGAAGACTTGGCTGAGGAAAGTGGTGTTGGCGTCCACCTCCAGAGCCTGCAGCTTGGAAGCCAGACGATCGGCGTCGATTTCTGGCTCCGGCTGGAAGGAGGCTCGACGCTCCGGTGTGCCAGAACGC contains:
- the LOC109773759 gene encoding uncharacterized protein, which encodes MRTSLPVRAGLLSVLMTRVLMSSCTIFNWNVRGLNDRARIATVRSLIDQTRCSLVCLWETKREVFPSLEVSETVGPRLAGHAILPATGTRGGILLAWDTDLFHVSNTDLSPFAITITLNPRTGDAPWSITTVYGPCEEDARLLFLADLARICAVTPGPWVIVGDFNLIYEARDKNNSNLNIRMMRRFRDALNNSELKEIKLSRRRFTWSNEQADPTLVRLDRAFCDTAWDLRFSNARLQPLATAMSDHCPLLLTCERTPRRSPRFRFEAFWTHIEGFREVITSAWNQPCPPLNALGRLDYKLKREARALKLWQKNCIGDIRLQFLMAQDTLLLLDAAQESRLLDRCRKNFIAQLSTPTAIATDQAHKEQVAKEYFTSIIGTPAAAVADFEWAGLDLPRLNLTELEAPFSADEIIINAIKDLPGDRAPRPDGFYESFFKATVDIIISDLLLVFQQLYQLNPRGLDRMNGAHVVLIPKVDGANALSDYRPISLLHSVAKLFLKVLAMRLAKRLPELVLPGQSAFTKGCSIQDNFLFVQGLARHFRRTKRPMLFLKLDIAKAFDMLAWPYLLNMLRARGFGEWWCEWIAMILSSASSRVIINGCAGDPIHHAKGVRQGDPISPSLFILAMEPLQRLIEKAVESNLLSQLRGRIPPVRVSLYADDVALFINPVKDELVVLKSILSAFGDVTGLRVNFAKSSVIPIRCDGLDMQDIVAPFGARVAAMPTRFLGLPLSLRKLRKIDYQPLLDKIRARLSGLVRKSISCVEHGYGVAMRVVMAVTDCLYSTMGGTPNAMLHDRPLAVCHGNSLQLGNGRKACFWLDAWLEGQAPCLIAPDIFNITACKHRTVASTLTDGHWIRDLQGRITADTLPSFVALWTKVAAAAPLVATEIDSFEWRFSTNGCYSAHSAYMLQFTGSVAYGAMSMIWRTWAPAKHKFFAWLLAQKGS